The Mercurialis annua linkage group LG2, ddMerAnnu1.2, whole genome shotgun sequence genome contains a region encoding:
- the LOC126669979 gene encoding uncharacterized protein LOC126669979, translating to MGSFEGKVTFTSLPKQQKEKTMYPFVEDGFNNNFATPSAAKGVTITSNSGKDDKEDYSKQFPYDSEDYIDDGYASEEDACNDIHSFNSKNPEVNLKNVLTGIVAIVTGKNKVPTVSVNQQSPNSNVSFLGSEKNGDTYLHSSVYIPSAPPLLDTIGNTFNAYKDVLDAEPPDWLPDSSATVCMQCSSPFTAITRGRHHCRFCGGVFCRGCTKGRCLLPKKFRERNPQRVCDVCYDRLDPLQAVLINTISNAVQVAKHDVTDWTCTRGWLNLPVGLSMEHEIYKAANTLRSYSQVARLNPEKSIPQAVLKGAKGLAILTVVKAGALVSYKVGTGLVVARRSDGSWSAPSAIWSVGLGWGAQFGGELMDFIVVLHDMKAVKTFCSRMHFSLGAGCSAAAGPVGRVLEADLRAGDRGSGICYTYSCSKGAFVGVSLEGNIVTTRLETNLKFYGDPYLTTNDILLGNVERPKAAEPLYATLNDLYTSMRCICS from the exons ATGGGAAGTTTTGAAGGAAAAGTTACATTCACTTCACTTCCTAAGCAACAAAAGGAGAAAACTATGTACCCTTTTGTTGAAGATGGCTTCAATAATAATTTTGCGACGCCTTCTGCCGCCAAAGGTGTGACTATTACCTCAAATTCTGGAAAAGATGATAAAGAAGATTATTCTAAGCAGTTTCCATATGATTCTGAAGACTATATTGATGATGGGTATGCAAGTGAAGAGGATGCTTGCAATGACATTCATAGTTTTAATAGTAAGAATCCAGAGGTCAACTTAAAAAATGTATTAACTGGGATAGTTGCAATTGTGACCGGGAAAAACAAAGTCCCAACTGTTTCCGTGAATCAACAGTCTccgaattcaaatgtttctttTCTTGGGTCTGAAAAGAATGGAGACACTTATTTGCATTCGTCGGTTTACATTCCAAGTGCTCCTCCTCTACTAGATACGATTGGGAATACATTTAACGCTTACAAAGATGTATTGGATGCTGAACCACCAGATTGGTTGCCGGATAGTTCTGCTACAGTTTGTATGCAGTGCAGTTCCCCTTTCACAGCAATTACCCGTGGAAGACATCATTGTCGGTTTTGTGGTGGGGTTTTCTGCAGAGGATGCACTAAAGGAAGGTGCTTGTTACCTAAAAAATTTAGGGAGAGGAATCCACAGAGAGTTTGTGATGTCTGCTATGATAGGCTTGATCCTTTACAAGCTGTTTTAATCAATACCATTAGCAATGCTGTGCAAGTAGCAAAGCATGATGTGACGGATTGGACATGCACAAGAGGATGGTTAAATCTTCCTGTTGGTTTGTCTATGGAACATGAGATATACAAAGCAGCTAATACATTAAGAAGCTACTCTCAG GTTGCTAGATTAAATCCCGAGAAATCCATACCTCAGGCAGTTCTAAAAGGAGCAAAGGGGTTGGCAATATTAACTGTTGTCAAAGCTGGTGCATTAGTTTCCTACAAAGTTGGTACTGGATTAGTTGTTGCTCGAAGGTCAGATGGATCGTGGTCTGCCCCATCTGCCATATGGTCAGTTGGTCTTGGATGGGGTGCACAG TTTGGGGGTGAGCTCATGGACTTTATAGTTGTCCTCCATGATATGAAAGCTGTGAAGACATTTTGTAGTCGGATGCATTTTTCTCTTGGTGCTGGCTGTAGTGCTGCAGCAGGCCCTGTTGGGAGGGTGCTGGAAGCCGATCTCCGGGCTGGAGATAGAGGTTCTGGCATTTGCTATACTTACAGTTGTAGCAAAG GTGCATTTGTTGGGGTATCACTTGAAGGAAATATAGTAACAACAAGGCTGGAGACCAATCTAAAGTTTTACGGAGATCCTTATCTAACCACAAATGACATTCTACTTGGCAATGTGGAAAGACCAAAAGCTGCGGAGCCCTTGTATGCAACCCTGAATGACCTCTACACCAGCATGAGGTGCATTTGCTCCTGA